In Nostoc sp. CENA543, a single genomic region encodes these proteins:
- a CDS encoding COP23 domain-containing protein: MNLRLFCQGLTGLTIALLTITVTQPSRAEGTTFYCAKNKGIPVTFARTQDGKKVPIIRWVSSNYFPPPWTAQRRCAEVSRRFQRNYDNGRLRRIKTGTLRGEPVVCAAMNQNSACTDNTLLFTLKRGTDPNAIVRRLFDRRALAAGNALNESASNSESSPVDIDFDIYLQNATTDSIDNSASETSNSTSEAGIP, encoded by the coding sequence ATGAATTTAAGGTTATTTTGTCAGGGATTGACAGGGCTAACCATAGCTTTGTTGACTATAACTGTGACTCAGCCCAGTCGCGCTGAAGGTACTACATTTTACTGCGCTAAGAACAAAGGTATACCTGTAACCTTTGCGCGCACTCAGGATGGGAAAAAAGTCCCGATTATTCGCTGGGTTTCGAGTAATTACTTTCCACCGCCGTGGACCGCTCAACGGCGTTGTGCGGAGGTATCGCGTAGATTTCAGAGAAACTACGATAATGGCAGACTCAGACGGATTAAAACTGGCACACTGAGAGGAGAGCCTGTAGTCTGTGCAGCGATGAATCAAAATAGTGCTTGTACAGATAATACTTTATTATTTACTCTCAAGCGTGGTACTGATCCAAATGCTATTGTCCGTAGGTTATTTGACCGACGGGCTTTGGCTGCTGGTAATGCACTGAATGAAAGTGCGAGTAATAGTGAAAGTAGTCCAGTTGACATTGACTTTGATATCTATCTGCAAAATGCCACAACTGACTCCATTGATAATTCTGCCTCAGAAACTAGCAATTCCACATCTGAAGCAGGTATTCCTTGA
- a CDS encoding DUF3386 domain-containing protein has translation MTVTQLSAQELFRAAYDNRYTWDKNFPGYTADITYKYDGQVITGKVIINAELKAEVLGVDDESVKKAIHGQAWEIAIHRVRRTFEETHGANTFRYGATDEDGSVEILMGGKAEGDRYKVHNNIVTLVHRHIHGVVVTINTFSVHNTGEGYLSHTYDSVYHDPQTGEQKGGVSNFVDEYEQVGNYFILNRREIRTEISGKTSVQEFAFSNIHLL, from the coding sequence ATGACAGTTACACAACTCTCTGCTCAGGAACTTTTCCGGGCTGCTTATGACAACCGTTATACTTGGGATAAGAATTTCCCCGGTTATACAGCAGATATCACCTATAAATATGATGGGCAGGTAATTACAGGTAAAGTGATCATCAACGCTGAACTCAAAGCGGAAGTTTTGGGTGTGGATGATGAGTCAGTCAAAAAAGCTATTCATGGACAAGCTTGGGAGATAGCTATTCACCGTGTGCGCCGCACCTTTGAGGAAACCCACGGTGCAAATACATTTCGTTATGGTGCAACTGACGAAGATGGATCTGTAGAAATTTTAATGGGTGGTAAGGCGGAAGGCGATCGCTATAAAGTCCACAATAATATTGTCACTCTTGTTCATCGCCATATTCATGGTGTAGTTGTGACTATTAATACTTTTAGTGTTCACAACACTGGGGAAGGTTATCTGTCTCACACTTATGATTCTGTTTACCATGATCCTCAAACTGGGGAACAAAAAGGCGGAGTCAGCAACTTTGTGGATGAATACGAACAGGTAGGGAACTACTTTATTCTCAATCGGCGTGAAATTCGCACGGAAATTTCTGGAAAAACCTCTGTTCAAGAATTTGCTTTCTCTAACATTCACCTGTTATAG
- a CDS encoding LuxR C-terminal-related transcriptional regulator: MPISLHDVFHAIANIRSEQELKQTLMDKIGEYFGVQRWGIHLIDSQSHNDPDTKSIPAVCLESNPIGQYVVERHAPTHEQLILTPEDWKDLCPRHDHGHVMTGPIVCDGRLIGTLNFARDKGNPPFNANDLADLSAICIHISTKLATLRTAPKTFPSLSSSPLTPREIQIAELVAQGLTNIEIAQRLWITQNSVKQALKRMFRKLGVSARAEMVAKLQDLLIHK, encoded by the coding sequence ATGCCTATTTCTCTACATGACGTGTTTCATGCGATCGCCAATATCCGTAGTGAGCAAGAATTAAAGCAAACGCTCATGGATAAAATTGGCGAATATTTTGGTGTCCAACGTTGGGGTATCCATCTAATAGATAGTCAATCACACAACGACCCTGATACTAAAAGTATTCCAGCAGTCTGCTTAGAAAGTAATCCCATTGGGCAATATGTAGTTGAACGTCATGCACCAACCCATGAACAATTGATATTAACCCCAGAAGACTGGAAAGATTTATGTCCACGTCATGACCACGGACACGTTATGACCGGGCCAATTGTCTGCGATGGTCGCCTAATTGGGACACTCAACTTTGCCCGCGACAAAGGAAATCCACCATTCAACGCCAACGACCTAGCAGACCTAAGCGCAATTTGCATTCATATATCTACCAAACTAGCCACCCTTAGAACCGCACCCAAAACCTTTCCTTCCCTATCATCCAGCCCGTTAACACCTAGAGAAATACAAATTGCTGAACTAGTGGCTCAAGGATTAACCAACATCGAAATTGCTCAAAGATTGTGGATTACCCAGAATTCAGTTAAGCAAGCCCTAAAAAGAATGTTCCGTAAACTTGGAGTTTCAGCACGAGCCGAGATGGTAGCCAAACTGCAAGACCTGCTCATTCATAAATAG
- a CDS encoding FAD-dependent oxidoreductase: MSLPLNSPESSSISRRTLLKVFGIGAIAGVTGYSRFTKPKPTIFQPDTLNLPRTLNTSKSVVVIGGGLAGLACAYELSQRGFTVTLLEKSPQLGGKIASWQIEAVGETFMMEHGFHGFFPQYYNLNSIVAELGINDHFQSLNFYAVVYRGDQYKPEVFRPSNSAFPWNIIDLAIASPNRFQWGINLTKIKHLQVFQAITGFQREKNYRRFDQISVADWVATEFPQGLYDLYFLPFAKSSLNAPDVMSVGELMQFFHFYFFGNPEGLAFNGTKDDMGTSLVRPIAKSIQKKQGHIFTDATVSEILAEDGKIHSIKYYLGSNHSNTPFWVQRNSVIADQQTEYFGAADEVFALKPDSKEAISLTCTHQGCTVKKASDGNFHCPCHGAVFAANGKVLKGPAQRDLQKLRVIEKKDHEVQLAAVNSHSPIPQTITADYYVFATDVPGVKQLFKQISGNIDENVRSQVEKLSIADPFAVCRFWFDRDFEWEQSNFTSLSGYQLTDSITLYHRIQQQFIDWSQRTGGSVVELHAYCYKEKEFPTQEALLTTFEDELYEIVPELKQAKLLHRELVNQHNFSGYPPNSYADRPETSTGISNLIFAGDWVKMPFPCGLMERAVSSGLLAANEILHREGLQRRSLLSVNPEGLLQI; encoded by the coding sequence ATGAGTCTACCATTAAATTCGCCAGAATCTTCATCTATCTCCCGTCGCACTCTGCTCAAGGTGTTTGGTATTGGTGCAATTGCAGGAGTCACAGGGTACTCCCGGTTTACCAAGCCAAAACCAACAATTTTTCAACCAGATACCCTCAATTTACCAAGAACATTAAATACTTCAAAAAGTGTAGTTGTGATTGGTGGAGGTTTAGCTGGTTTAGCTTGTGCTTATGAATTAAGTCAGAGGGGTTTTACTGTCACCTTACTAGAAAAATCTCCCCAACTCGGCGGTAAAATTGCTAGCTGGCAAATAGAAGCTGTCGGTGAAACCTTTATGATGGAACATGGCTTTCATGGTTTTTTCCCGCAGTATTATAATTTGAACAGCATAGTTGCAGAACTAGGCATCAATGATCACTTTCAGTCTTTAAATTTTTATGCTGTAGTCTATCGTGGCGATCAATACAAACCAGAAGTATTTAGACCTAGTAATTCAGCCTTTCCTTGGAATATTATAGACCTAGCGATCGCCTCACCTAATCGCTTCCAATGGGGAATTAATCTAACTAAGATTAAACATCTACAAGTATTCCAAGCTATCACAGGATTTCAAAGAGAGAAAAATTATCGCCGTTTTGATCAGATTTCTGTCGCTGACTGGGTAGCAACAGAATTTCCCCAAGGTTTATATGATTTATACTTTCTGCCCTTTGCTAAATCGAGTTTAAATGCACCCGATGTTATGAGTGTGGGAGAGTTGATGCAATTCTTCCATTTCTATTTTTTTGGCAACCCAGAAGGCTTGGCTTTTAATGGTACTAAAGATGATATGGGAACAAGTTTAGTTCGACCCATCGCTAAGTCGATTCAAAAAAAACAAGGTCACATTTTTACTGACGCAACAGTTAGCGAAATTTTGGCAGAAGATGGAAAAATTCACAGCATAAAATATTATTTAGGTAGCAATCATAGTAATACACCTTTTTGGGTGCAGCGTAACTCAGTGATTGCTGATCAGCAAACAGAATACTTTGGTGCAGCTGATGAAGTTTTTGCTCTAAAACCTGACAGTAAAGAAGCGATTTCTTTAACTTGCACCCATCAAGGCTGTACTGTTAAAAAAGCCTCTGATGGTAATTTCCATTGTCCTTGTCATGGAGCAGTATTTGCTGCCAATGGTAAAGTTTTAAAAGGGCCGGCTCAACGTGATTTACAAAAGTTGCGAGTGATAGAAAAAAAAGATCATGAAGTGCAATTAGCAGCAGTCAATTCTCACTCACCAATACCCCAAACAATCACCGCAGATTATTATGTTTTCGCTACTGATGTCCCAGGGGTGAAACAACTATTTAAGCAGATTAGTGGTAATATTGATGAAAACGTGCGATCGCAAGTAGAAAAACTCAGTATCGCTGATCCTTTTGCTGTGTGCCGTTTTTGGTTTGACCGTGATTTTGAATGGGAACAGAGTAATTTTACTTCTCTATCTGGTTATCAATTAACCGATAGCATCACCCTTTATCACCGTATTCAACAACAATTCATTGATTGGTCACAACGCACAGGTGGTAGTGTAGTTGAGTTACACGCTTACTGCTACAAAGAAAAAGAATTCCCCACCCAAGAAGCCTTGTTAACCACCTTTGAAGATGAACTCTATGAAATAGTTCCTGAATTAAAGCAAGCAAAATTACTCCATCGAGAATTGGTGAATCAACATAACTTTTCTGGTTATCCACCCAATAGTTATGCAGATAGACCAGAAACTAGCACAGGTATTTCTAATCTAATCTTTGCTGGTGATTGGGTAAAAATGCCCTTCCCCTGTGGTTTAATGGAACGCGCCGTCAGTAGTGGTTTATTAGCAGCCAACGAGATTTTACACCGTGAAGGTTTACAGAGGCGATCGCTTTTGTCTGTAAATCCAGAGGGATTATTGCAAATATAA
- a CDS encoding BamA/TamA family outer membrane protein, with the protein MRVPTVVVLVLGIFLGWEPIVLADSPADISYGTSGGEINGYAKYGGYVEVPTTIEYTSRIVRDIQIRFMDERGRVVDEGGKPIPGRTHRDFLLSVLQLQPGEVFQEDVLAADLQRLRTLESVDFVRATPQEKNSQVSIIYDIKERNFPSWSFGAGSNSDIGLYGQVRYRDGNINGVNDQLTTTVQVSGKDVQFASQFISPYRADQPERFGYSIKVFRDRDLSPVFDDEIRLANGDRIREGRFGGSVALLRSFNDWDTELGLNYTRISLRNQDYDVVQQDKLGNPLSVSGTGIDDLFTVSFSVNQDRRDRPNNPTQGSILTLSTAQAIPIGLGSISSNRLQGNYVQYLPVNWLGKNKLTDNPEMVAVNFQLGTILGDFPPANAFNLGGANSVRGYGYGDLASGRSYGLASVEYRFPIMEYIGGVVFTDFASDFGSGKTVLGEPGVVRDKPGSGFGYGLGVRLNSPFGVLRGDLGVSDQGEVRLEFTTGQKF; encoded by the coding sequence ATGCGTGTTCCAACAGTTGTTGTTTTGGTGCTAGGAATCTTTCTGGGGTGGGAACCGATAGTGCTGGCTGACTCCCCAGCAGATATTTCCTATGGAACTAGTGGCGGAGAAATCAATGGTTATGCTAAATATGGGGGCTATGTAGAAGTACCTACAACTATCGAATATACGTCGAGAATTGTCCGAGATATTCAGATCCGGTTTATGGATGAGCGGGGTAGGGTGGTTGATGAGGGGGGAAAACCAATTCCCGGACGCACACACAGAGATTTTCTCCTCAGTGTGCTGCAACTCCAGCCAGGTGAAGTATTTCAGGAAGACGTATTAGCCGCAGATTTGCAAAGATTGCGAACATTGGAATCTGTAGATTTCGTTAGGGCTACTCCCCAAGAAAAGAACTCTCAAGTCAGCATCATTTACGATATCAAAGAACGCAACTTTCCGAGTTGGAGTTTTGGGGCGGGAAGTAACAGTGATATTGGACTTTACGGTCAAGTGCGCTATCGAGATGGCAATATTAACGGTGTTAATGATCAATTAACTACTACAGTGCAAGTTAGCGGTAAGGATGTGCAGTTTGCCAGTCAGTTTATCAGTCCTTATCGTGCAGATCAACCAGAACGTTTTGGCTATAGTATCAAAGTTTTTCGCGATCGCGATTTATCCCCTGTTTTTGATGATGAGATTAGACTAGCTAACGGTGACAGAATTCGCGAAGGGAGATTTGGCGGTTCTGTGGCGTTGTTGCGTTCTTTTAATGATTGGGATACAGAGTTAGGTTTAAACTACACCAGAATTAGTCTGCGTAACCAAGATTATGATGTCGTTCAACAAGATAAATTGGGAAATCCCCTTTCTGTAAGTGGTACAGGGATTGATGATTTATTTACCGTGTCCTTCAGTGTAAATCAAGATAGACGCGATCGCCCCAATAACCCCACACAAGGATCAATTCTCACCCTCAGCACCGCCCAAGCTATCCCTATCGGGTTGGGGAGTATCTCTAGCAACCGACTACAGGGAAACTATGTCCAGTATTTACCAGTCAACTGGCTGGGTAAAAATAAGTTAACAGATAATCCTGAAATGGTAGCTGTGAATTTCCAACTGGGTACAATTCTCGGCGATTTTCCCCCAGCTAATGCGTTTAATCTTGGGGGTGCAAATTCTGTCAGGGGTTACGGTTACGGAGACTTGGCGAGTGGTCGCAGTTATGGGTTAGCTTCTGTAGAATACCGTTTCCCGATTATGGAGTACATTGGTGGAGTTGTTTTTACTGATTTTGCCTCAGACTTTGGTTCTGGTAAAACCGTCTTGGGAGAACCTGGAGTAGTCAGAGATAAGCCTGGAAGTGGCTTTGGCTATGGTTTAGGAGTTCGTTTGAATTCACCCTTTGGAGTTTTGCGGGGTGATTTAGGAGTCAGCGACCAAGGAGAAGTCAGATTAGAGTTTACCACTGGGCAGAAATTTTAG
- a CDS encoding ABC transporter permease has translation MKYWRETIAVTRRILIELFRRRRSLIFWCIFPISVLTLSGYILAERAELPLADAFSYAAPSTLVGAALFFSCLGGTVATIVAEREQQTIKRLFLSPLSGTSYFLGIFLAHSCIGIGQTILIYTIAAFWGATFRGSWLLGIAIILMSIAAYVGLGFILGTQLARRIEDVNALVAAFGVPLLILGGAFLPATLFPKTLVNIAQFNPIYHMNEALVAVSSQGKLINEITINLRFLLIFTIAMVIGGWLCYRRMLIVERSL, from the coding sequence ATGAAATATTGGCGTGAAACTATAGCTGTAACTAGACGCATTTTAATTGAATTATTTCGTCGTCGGCGCAGTTTAATTTTTTGGTGTATATTTCCTATTTCAGTGTTAACTCTCAGTGGGTATATTTTGGCAGAAAGAGCTGAATTACCCTTAGCTGATGCTTTTTCCTATGCTGCACCTTCTACTTTAGTAGGTGCGGCGTTATTTTTTAGCTGTTTGGGTGGAACTGTCGCCACTATAGTTGCAGAAAGAGAACAACAAACTATTAAACGTTTATTTCTATCTCCTTTAAGTGGTACGTCCTATTTTTTAGGAATTTTTTTGGCTCATAGTTGCATTGGTATTGGACAGACTATTTTAATTTATACAATCGCAGCTTTTTGGGGTGCGACTTTTAGAGGTTCTTGGTTATTAGGAATAGCAATTATTTTGATGAGTATTGCTGCTTATGTAGGATTAGGGTTTATTTTGGGTACACAATTAGCACGACGGATTGAAGATGTGAACGCTTTGGTAGCAGCTTTTGGTGTGCCTTTGTTAATTCTAGGCGGGGCATTTTTACCGGCTACTTTATTTCCTAAAACTCTAGTCAATATTGCTCAATTTAATCCGATTTATCACATGAATGAGGCTTTAGTAGCTGTTTCTTCTCAAGGTAAATTAATCAACGAAATTACAATTAACTTGAGATTTTTATTGATATTTACCATTGCGATGGTGATAGGAGGTTGGTTATGCTATAGACGAATGTTAATTGTAGAAAGAAGTTTATAA
- a CDS encoding ABC transporter ATP-binding protein, whose amino-acid sequence MLKLNNLNKSYGKSQILHDVNLLINSGEVYGLLGANGAGKTTIINIICNLLQADSGEITINHQSISQATKSMIGVAPQENLLYKTLSCEENLNFFADIYGLNKVTRQQQVKAALTAVNLLDTAKQPVETLSGGMQRRLNIAIALVHQPKLVILDEPTTGLDIEARYEVWELIQNLKHQGVTVLMTTHLLDEAERLCDRIGILKQGKILVEGTLVELRHLIPAQAIVLIQTPTPEVAIARAQGYGFHHRYYGNQLAFWLPETLEISEIIEKFSGIAIESISRQNVGLEHIYLEVTKKS is encoded by the coding sequence ATGCTCAAGCTTAATAATTTAAATAAATCCTATGGTAAAAGTCAGATTTTGCATGATGTTAATTTATTAATTAATTCAGGAGAAGTTTACGGTTTATTAGGTGCAAATGGTGCAGGAAAAACCACAATAATCAATATTATTTGTAACTTACTTCAGGCTGATAGTGGTGAAATTACCATTAATCATCAATCCATATCACAAGCCACCAAAAGCATGATTGGGGTTGCACCACAGGAAAATTTACTATATAAAACATTATCTTGTGAGGAAAACTTAAACTTTTTCGCTGATATTTACGGTTTAAATAAAGTCACACGCCAACAACAAGTCAAAGCAGCACTTACGGCTGTCAATTTATTAGATACAGCTAAACAACCTGTAGAAACTTTAAGTGGCGGAATGCAACGCCGCTTAAATATTGCTATAGCTTTAGTACATCAACCTAAATTAGTGATTCTCGATGAACCAACTACGGGGTTAGATATCGAGGCTAGATATGAAGTTTGGGAATTAATTCAAAACCTCAAACATCAGGGTGTCACGGTTTTAATGACCACACATTTATTAGATGAAGCAGAAAGATTGTGTGACAGAATAGGTATTCTCAAACAAGGCAAAATTTTAGTGGAAGGGACTTTAGTAGAATTACGCCATTTAATTCCAGCCCAAGCTATAGTTTTGATACAAACTCCGACTCCAGAAGTTGCGATCGCCCGCGCTCAAGGATATGGTTTTCATCATAGATACTATGGTAATCAGTTGGCTTTCTGGCTACCGGAAACATTAGAAATCAGTGAAATTATTGAGAAATTTTCAGGGATAGCAATAGAATCAATCTCTCGTCAAAACGTGGGATTGGAGCATATTTATTTAGAAGTGACCAAAAAAAGTTAG
- a CDS encoding DUF6174 domain-containing protein: protein MTIDERSPQREGKPVPLKLMTILSVFSIAGVAIFSHQLFWKHYFQNRLAQAKKTWQTQAVSHYRLQINYSTPFNCQQEVEIKNEKVIAVSKNTCASVPPVTVSELFQEISSIADGNKCGPNGCICDGQLGFKATYDNQFGYPNQLEISLDRQHQWLNFHSLNNHSGKYCTLIGFVGKRISVSGFTPIPS, encoded by the coding sequence ATGACAATTGACGAGCGATCGCCCCAGAGAGAGGGGAAGCCTGTACCTCTGAAGTTGATGACAATATTGTCAGTATTTAGTATTGCCGGTGTAGCTATTTTTAGTCACCAGTTGTTCTGGAAGCATTACTTTCAAAACCGACTAGCACAAGCTAAGAAAACTTGGCAAACACAAGCCGTTTCACATTATCGCTTGCAGATTAATTATTCTACCCCTTTTAATTGTCAACAGGAGGTAGAAATTAAAAATGAGAAAGTAATTGCTGTAAGTAAAAACACCTGTGCTAGTGTACCACCTGTCACTGTAAGTGAACTATTTCAAGAGATTTCATCTATAGCAGATGGCAATAAATGCGGGCCGAATGGATGTATTTGTGATGGTCAATTAGGTTTTAAAGCTACTTATGACAACCAGTTTGGCTACCCCAATCAACTGGAAATATCATTAGATCGCCAGCATCAATGGCTAAATTTTCACTCTTTGAATAATCACTCTGGCAAATACTGTACATTAATTGGCTTTGTCGGTAAAAGAATCAGTGTTAGTGGCTTTACACCGATTCCGTCTTAA
- a CDS encoding DUF4912 domain-containing protein gives MWQQEKKDSGIVRLALLLALTTSPVATNLLVSASVLAQSGTETPSFPAPQTVASGTTLRIGDSSGFAAFNQNLQQSFQQQFAGTKVEVSANGTEAALKALLDGQIDIAAIGRGLTPQEKAQGLEQVRLHREKIAIIVGADNPFQGSLTDRQFARIFRGRITNWGQIGGKSGKIRVIDRPDTSGTREALSNYPVFRATKFATGATATQAAQDDTVEIVKQLGKDGISYARANQVAKLPGVRILKLHDTLPDDQKYPFSQPFVYVYKKDPSPAVAAFLGFALAPQGQQAIEAARTTEAEAIAKGESSSFLAAANPASTPAITPAATTEATTTASVSPTAEATPPTVTTPEPTSSPFLQSNNTSAVTNLTQPSVVAPPENPQTDSRNLLWWLLLPIGAIGASLLWFTRRSSPEAEVESDTNSSPPDVVSPTGNSTTKTIVQQSPLPLPPELEQSPWDMEAPATIVNTSYPQIVDTAKNEDATPESSPEVLSELNPEEEAPTVPETETNLWAMTQEPETTEEVDLSAPVAVTDDTPNLERADDVSAALSEPETSNIESIFDQSVATSDDLEDETSLTDALADLPDVAPDDFATADEQIEWGDDSQQDTSSIDIESLFDEPEATTELVALTADEEDLANVLSPFAEIPEDALNLVADEAEPEALETLEESNPSNNLATLVGGAAVVGAGIGALASIDGTQETTSAATLESTQAEDTMADELPNHDEDSSIVLKPRSPEWAYVSWYISQSDRQQIPEDASNELALRLYDVTEIDLSYQEPVLVQQYKCEPATSDHYVYIPTSDRNYIAEIGYVTTNNTWVKIARSELVRVFSRPHTANLVGDITIIDENSQIFLTPRTPKWAYVSWQISEISQTKLREAGISQLALRLYDVTNIDLSYQTPQLVQQYECEEVIRDRYIAIPHSDRDYMVEIGYFSQGERWVIIARSANVHVFSRPHGDFWFVADAELIIHGATEPGATVNIAGKPVTLKSDGTFHLRVPFSDELIEYLITVSSANGKQTTNLHKKFSQETVDN, from the coding sequence ATGTGGCAACAAGAAAAAAAAGATAGTGGGATAGTCCGTTTAGCATTATTGCTAGCCTTAACCACCTCTCCCGTAGCAACAAACCTGTTGGTGTCGGCCTCTGTGCTGGCGCAATCTGGAACTGAAACACCGTCGTTTCCAGCCCCACAAACAGTGGCAAGTGGAACGACATTGCGAATAGGTGATTCTAGTGGCTTTGCAGCCTTTAATCAAAATTTGCAACAGAGTTTTCAGCAACAGTTTGCTGGTACAAAGGTAGAAGTGTCGGCCAATGGGACGGAAGCAGCACTCAAAGCCTTGTTAGATGGACAAATCGACATAGCAGCAATTGGTCGAGGTCTCACTCCACAAGAAAAAGCTCAAGGTTTGGAACAAGTCAGACTACACCGAGAAAAAATTGCCATTATCGTAGGAGCAGACAACCCCTTTCAAGGTAGCTTGACAGATAGACAATTTGCGAGAATCTTTCGGGGAAGAATTACCAACTGGGGGCAAATAGGAGGGAAAAGCGGTAAGATTCGGGTGATTGATCGCCCAGATACAAGCGGTACGAGAGAAGCCCTGAGTAATTATCCCGTGTTTCGAGCGACTAAGTTTGCCACAGGTGCAACCGCTACCCAAGCAGCACAAGATGACACTGTAGAGATTGTCAAACAATTGGGTAAGGATGGTATCAGCTACGCCAGAGCCAATCAAGTCGCCAAACTACCTGGTGTGCGGATTCTGAAGTTACACGACACATTACCAGACGATCAGAAATATCCTTTTTCTCAGCCCTTTGTTTACGTTTACAAAAAAGATCCTAGTCCTGCGGTTGCAGCCTTTCTGGGATTTGCTTTAGCACCCCAAGGACAGCAGGCGATAGAAGCAGCAAGAACAACTGAGGCGGAAGCGATCGCCAAAGGTGAATCATCATCATTTTTAGCGGCTGCTAATCCAGCCAGCACCCCTGCAATTACACCAGCTGCTACCACAGAAGCGACAACCACTGCTAGTGTTTCTCCTACTGCTGAAGCTACACCACCTACAGTTACCACACCAGAGCCTACAAGTTCTCCTTTTTTACAAAGTAATAACACTTCCGCAGTTACTAATCTGACTCAGCCCTCAGTAGTAGCACCACCAGAAAATCCCCAAACTGATAGTAGAAACTTGCTGTGGTGGTTGCTGTTACCTATAGGTGCAATTGGTGCTTCTCTATTGTGGTTTACGCGACGCTCTTCACCAGAGGCGGAAGTAGAGTCTGATACTAATTCTTCCCCACCAGACGTTGTTTCCCCCACGGGAAATAGCACCACCAAAACAATAGTCCAACAATCGCCCCTACCTCTCCCACCAGAATTAGAGCAGTCCCCTTGGGATATGGAAGCCCCAGCTACCATTGTTAATACTTCCTATCCGCAAATTGTAGATACTGCCAAAAATGAAGATGCTACGCCTGAAAGTTCACCAGAGGTGTTGAGTGAGCTAAATCCAGAAGAGGAAGCCCCCACTGTACCAGAGACAGAAACCAATCTCTGGGCGATGACACAAGAGCCTGAAACTACCGAAGAGGTGGATTTATCTGCACCAGTGGCTGTGACGGATGATACTCCCAATTTAGAACGTGCAGATGATGTCAGTGCGGCACTATCCGAACCCGAAACCAGTAATATAGAGTCTATATTTGACCAGTCGGTAGCTACCAGCGATGATTTAGAGGATGAAACATCATTGACAGATGCACTGGCTGATTTACCAGACGTTGCTCCTGATGATTTCGCCACGGCAGATGAGCAGATAGAATGGGGTGACGACTCCCAACAAGATACAAGCTCTATTGATATAGAGTCACTATTTGATGAACCAGAGGCGACAACCGAGTTAGTTGCACTGACAGCAGACGAGGAAGACTTAGCTAATGTTCTTTCCCCATTTGCAGAGATTCCAGAAGATGCACTCAATCTAGTTGCAGATGAGGCTGAACCAGAAGCACTAGAAACTCTGGAGGAAAGTAATCCGAGCAATAATTTAGCAACTTTGGTTGGTGGTGCAGCCGTGGTGGGTGCAGGAATTGGGGCTTTGGCTAGTATTGACGGAACGCAGGAAACTACCTCAGCAGCAACACTAGAGTCTACACAAGCAGAAGATACAATGGCTGATGAACTGCCCAATCACGATGAAGATAGCAGCATTGTTTTGAAACCCCGTAGTCCAGAGTGGGCGTATGTTTCCTGGTATATTTCTCAAAGCGATCGCCAGCAAATCCCAGAAGATGCAAGCAACGAATTAGCATTGCGACTCTACGATGTGACAGAGATTGACTTGAGTTATCAAGAACCAGTTTTAGTCCAACAGTATAAATGTGAACCAGCAACCAGTGATCACTATGTCTACATTCCCACAAGCGATCGCAATTACATAGCAGAAATTGGTTATGTCACCACAAACAATACTTGGGTGAAAATCGCTCGTTCTGAGTTAGTACGTGTCTTCAGTCGTCCACATACAGCCAATCTAGTTGGAGATATCACCATCATCGATGAAAATAGTCAAATTTTCCTCACACCACGCACTCCTAAATGGGCTTATGTCTCTTGGCAAATTTCCGAGATCTCCCAAACAAAACTACGGGAGGCTGGCATCTCGCAGTTAGCACTGAGACTGTATGATGTCACCAACATTGATCTGAGTTATCAAACTCCCCAACTAGTACAACAATACGAATGTGAAGAAGTGATTCGCGATCGCTATATTGCCATTCCTCACAGCGATCGTGATTATATGGTAGAAATTGGCTACTTCTCACAAGGAGAACGTTGGGTAATTATTGCTCGTTCCGCTAATGTTCATGTCTTTAGTCGTCCGCATGGAGACTTTTGGTTTGTCGCTGATGCAGAGTTAATTATTCACGGAGCAACAGAACCAGGTGCAACCGTCAATATTGCCGGTAAACCTGTCACACTCAAATCAGATGGTACATTTCATTTACGTGTACCCTTCTCTGATGAATTAATTGAGTATCTGATCACCGTATCATCTGCCAACGGTAAACAAACTACTAATTTACACAAAAAGTTCTCTCAGGAAACTGTAGATAACTAG